One Serinicoccus chungangensis genomic window carries:
- a CDS encoding DinB family protein: MDEAKDTLLRYLQAGRDAVVWKVEGLGEYDARRPLTPTGTSMLGVVTHLAWVDCGYLGACFGRPFPEPEPWDLDDPATDPDADLVADPDQSLEEIVDLYRRAAAWSDQTVADLGPEATGTVPWWRPERRHPTLHTVLVHLATETHRHAGQLDILRERLDGRVGARADLLNLDVDTDWAAHVARVQQAADRFR; encoded by the coding sequence ATGGACGAGGCGAAGGACACCCTGCTGCGCTACCTGCAAGCGGGCCGCGACGCGGTGGTGTGGAAGGTCGAGGGCCTGGGTGAGTACGACGCCCGCCGTCCCCTCACCCCCACCGGCACGAGCATGCTGGGGGTGGTGACGCACCTGGCCTGGGTGGACTGCGGCTACCTGGGGGCGTGCTTCGGCCGCCCCTTCCCCGAGCCCGAGCCCTGGGACCTGGACGACCCCGCGACCGATCCGGACGCCGACCTCGTGGCCGATCCGGACCAGAGCCTCGAGGAGATCGTCGACCTCTACCGTCGCGCGGCCGCCTGGTCGGACCAGACCGTGGCGGATCTCGGACCGGAGGCGACCGGGACGGTCCCGTGGTGGCGCCCGGAGCGCCGCCACCCGACCCTGCACACGGTGCTGGTCCACCTGGCCACGGAGACCCACCGGCACGCCGGCCAGCTCGACATCCTCCGCGAGCGACTCGACGGGCGGGTCGGCGCGCGGGCCGACCTGCTCAACCTCGACGTCGACACCGACTGGGCCGCGCACGTCGCGCGGGTCCAGCAGGCCGCCGACCGCTTCCGCTGA
- a CDS encoding CHRD domain-containing protein, giving the protein MSTTNTARPTRRGLTAAGGGLGALALVAASTLPAAAETEVDMPDTFTSAFSVTATPDNVVDGEGNPAPGEEGAMGMFTFMINSDEEIICYDIELTGVTGEYDSPAKTATHVHQADAGEGGPPRLAFPNPTGDGDVRTSEGCLQGPFTTGLEGDDGKDTGEGFSLAEIEADPAGFSADTHTSEFLPGAVRGQLQEIPVGGAETGGQAPGTGDPLLIGVGAGVMALGLGGALLAARGRRQH; this is encoded by the coding sequence ATGAGCACGACGAACACCGCCCGTCCGACCCGCCGCGGTCTGACCGCCGCCGGAGGTGGCCTCGGAGCCCTCGCCCTGGTGGCCGCCAGCACCCTGCCGGCCGCCGCCGAGACCGAGGTCGACATGCCCGACACGTTCACCTCGGCCTTCTCGGTGACCGCCACGCCCGACAACGTCGTGGACGGCGAGGGCAACCCCGCCCCGGGCGAGGAGGGCGCCATGGGGATGTTCACCTTCATGATCAACTCGGACGAGGAGATCATCTGCTACGACATCGAGCTCACCGGCGTGACCGGGGAGTACGACAGCCCGGCCAAGACGGCCACCCACGTCCACCAGGCCGACGCCGGCGAGGGCGGCCCGCCGCGCCTGGCCTTCCCGAACCCGACCGGTGACGGTGACGTGCGCACCAGCGAGGGCTGCCTGCAGGGCCCGTTCACCACCGGGCTCGAGGGTGACGACGGCAAGGACACCGGCGAGGGCTTCTCGCTGGCCGAGATCGAGGCCGACCCGGCCGGCTTCTCCGCCGACACCCACACCTCCGAGTTCCTGCCGGGCGCCGTGCGCGGGCAGCTGCAGGAGATCCCGGTCGGCGGCGCGGAGACCGGGGGCCAGGCCCCCGGCACCGGCGACCCGCTGCTCATCGGCGTGGGCGCGGGCGTCATGGCGCTCGGTCTCGGCGGTGCGCTGCTCGCGGCCCGCGGGCGTCGCCAGCACTGA
- a CDS encoding sigma-70 family RNA polymerase sigma factor, whose amino-acid sequence MTTAGLDVLGRAAPREARPLSRREFDVARAFDEHGSLLMGLAVNALGDRHAAEDCVQETLVRAWRARDTFRPDLGSERTWLVAIARRVIIDSARARARRPVEMRAVPPEPAPQPGVDTQVADRLTLVAGLARLSPEHREVVVEVQVRGLSYDELSHRTGVGVGTLRSRMYYALRALRGILTEEVDDDDA is encoded by the coding sequence ATGACCACGGCCGGCCTCGACGTGCTGGGCCGCGCTGCGCCACGGGAGGCGAGACCGCTGAGCCGACGGGAGTTCGACGTCGCCCGCGCCTTCGACGAGCACGGGTCCCTGCTGATGGGTCTCGCCGTCAACGCCCTCGGCGACCGGCACGCCGCCGAGGACTGCGTGCAGGAGACGCTGGTGCGGGCCTGGCGCGCCCGGGACACCTTCCGCCCCGACCTGGGGTCGGAGCGCACCTGGCTGGTGGCGATCGCGCGCCGCGTCATCATCGACAGCGCCCGGGCACGCGCCCGGCGGCCGGTGGAGATGCGCGCCGTGCCGCCCGAGCCGGCACCGCAGCCGGGGGTGGACACCCAGGTGGCCGACCGGCTCACCCTGGTCGCCGGGCTGGCCCGGCTGAGCCCCGAGCACCGCGAGGTCGTCGTGGAGGTGCAGGTGCGCGGGCTGTCCTACGACGAGCTGTCCCACCGGACGGGCGTCGGGGTGGGGACGTTGCGCAGCCGGATGTACTACGCCCTGCGCGCCCTGCGCGGGATCCTCACGGAGGAGGTTGACGATGACGACGCCTGA
- a CDS encoding ATP-dependent DNA helicase, whose translation MPPTAELDDLIAAAVGGVGGSERPGQLQMAQAVERAVEREEHLLVQAGTGTGKSLAYLVPAIAHAVRTGKPAVVATATLALQAQIVDRDLPRISEALAPLLGRRPTFALVKGRSNYLCQHKLVGGFPDDDEDALLAMGQVDRERSRLGDEVTRLRDWAELTESGDRDELVPGVSNRAWRQVSVTAHECLGSRCPVVSDCFVERSREAAGEVDVIVTNHSFMAIDAFEGRFMLPEHDLLVVDEAHELTDRVTSTITDELTASTVSVAARRAGRGEAAERLAETTELLEAALADLPEGKLAALPDRLVTALQLVRDAARATLSEIRPEKGAEADGSTQVAMAAVQDVFDTSERVLGEAELDVVWITQDQRRGSILRVAPMSVAMMVRDKIFQERTVVLTSATLELGGTFDAVAGTIGLRGPGAPAWEGLDVGSPFDYPAQAIAYVAAHLPPPGRDGAGPGVFDEMEQLVRAAGGRTLGLFSSRRAAEAAAEEMRSRLSDTDITIRCQGDDQLPTLVREFASDPSACLFGTLSLWQGVDVPGSACQLVLVDRIPFPRPDDPLTSARTEAIGRMGGNGFMAVSATHAALRLAQGAGRLIRRGDDRGVVAFLDSRMISARYAGFLQRSLPPFWPTTDTQLVLGALRRLDETAPDPVPVAEPGARGLGGAPLVGSPGAVPVARSPRTAVTGGHAWTDEQDEELRDGVDSGVGLTELADHLGLAPDLVTARLTQLGLELEEAGEATRSASA comes from the coding sequence ATGCCTCCGACCGCCGAGCTCGACGACCTCATCGCGGCAGCCGTCGGCGGGGTCGGGGGCAGCGAGCGGCCCGGCCAGCTGCAGATGGCGCAGGCGGTCGAGCGGGCCGTCGAGCGCGAGGAGCACCTGCTCGTCCAGGCCGGGACGGGCACCGGCAAGTCCCTGGCCTACCTCGTGCCGGCGATCGCCCACGCCGTGCGCACCGGCAAGCCGGCCGTCGTCGCCACCGCGACGCTCGCGCTGCAGGCCCAGATCGTCGACCGCGACCTGCCCCGGATCTCCGAGGCGCTCGCCCCCCTGCTGGGCCGTCGGCCGACGTTCGCGCTGGTCAAGGGCCGGTCCAACTACCTGTGCCAGCACAAGCTCGTCGGTGGCTTCCCGGACGACGACGAGGACGCCCTGCTGGCCATGGGCCAGGTGGACCGCGAGCGCTCCCGGCTGGGCGACGAGGTGACCCGGCTGAGGGACTGGGCCGAGCTCACCGAGTCCGGTGACCGCGACGAGCTCGTGCCCGGCGTGAGCAACCGCGCCTGGCGGCAGGTGTCGGTCACCGCCCACGAGTGTCTGGGGAGCCGGTGCCCCGTCGTGTCCGACTGCTTCGTCGAGCGCTCCCGCGAGGCCGCGGGCGAGGTCGACGTCATCGTCACCAACCACAGCTTCATGGCGATCGACGCCTTCGAGGGCAGGTTCATGCTGCCCGAGCACGACCTGCTCGTCGTCGACGAGGCCCACGAGCTCACCGACCGCGTCACCTCGACCATCACCGACGAGCTGACCGCCTCGACGGTCTCGGTGGCCGCGCGGCGGGCGGGACGAGGGGAGGCCGCCGAGCGGCTGGCCGAGACGACCGAGCTGCTCGAGGCGGCGCTGGCCGACCTGCCCGAGGGCAAGCTCGCGGCGCTGCCCGACCGGCTGGTGACCGCGCTGCAGCTCGTCCGGGACGCCGCCCGCGCCACCCTCAGCGAGATCCGGCCGGAGAAGGGGGCCGAGGCCGACGGGTCCACGCAGGTGGCGATGGCCGCGGTCCAGGACGTCTTCGACACGAGCGAACGCGTGCTCGGAGAGGCCGAGCTGGACGTCGTGTGGATCACCCAGGACCAGCGTCGCGGGAGCATCCTGCGGGTGGCCCCCATGAGCGTGGCGATGATGGTGCGCGACAAGATCTTCCAGGAGCGGACGGTCGTCCTCACGTCGGCGACGCTGGAGCTCGGCGGCACCTTCGACGCGGTGGCGGGCACCATCGGCCTGCGCGGCCCCGGCGCCCCGGCCTGGGAGGGGCTGGACGTCGGCTCGCCCTTCGACTACCCGGCCCAGGCCATCGCCTACGTCGCGGCGCACCTGCCGCCGCCCGGGCGCGACGGCGCGGGCCCGGGGGTCTTCGACGAGATGGAGCAGCTGGTCCGGGCGGCAGGGGGACGCACCCTGGGGCTGTTCAGCTCGCGCCGGGCCGCCGAGGCGGCGGCCGAGGAGATGCGCAGCCGGCTGTCCGACACCGACATCACCATCCGCTGCCAGGGTGACGACCAGCTCCCCACCCTGGTGCGCGAGTTCGCCTCCGACCCCTCCGCCTGCCTGTTCGGCACGCTCTCGCTGTGGCAGGGCGTGGACGTCCCCGGCTCCGCCTGCCAGCTCGTCCTCGTCGACCGGATCCCCTTCCCCCGACCTGACGACCCGCTGACCTCGGCCCGGACCGAGGCGATCGGGCGGATGGGCGGCAACGGCTTCATGGCGGTCTCCGCCACCCACGCCGCGCTGCGCCTGGCCCAGGGCGCGGGCCGGCTCATCCGGCGCGGCGACGACCGCGGGGTCGTCGCCTTCCTGGACTCACGGATGATCAGCGCGCGGTATGCCGGCTTCCTCCAGCGCTCGCTGCCCCCCTTCTGGCCCACCACCGACACCCAGCTCGTGCTGGGCGCCCTGCGACGCCTCGACGAGACGGCCCCCGACCCGGTGCCGGTGGCCGAGCCCGGCGCACGGGGCCTCGGCGGTGCCCCGCTGGTCGGGTCGCCCGGCGCCGTCCCGGTCGCGCGCTCGCCCCGCACCGCCGTGACCGGGGGCCACGCCTGGACCGACGAGCAGGACGAGGAGCTGCGGGACGGCGTCGACTCGGGGGTGGGCCTCACCGAGCTGGCCGACCACCTCGGCCTGGCGCCCGACCTGGTCACCGCCCGGCTCACCCAGCTCGGTCTGGAGCTGGAGGAAGCCGGGGAGGCGACCAGGTCGGCGTCGGCCTAG
- a CDS encoding MGH1-like glycoside hydrolase domain-containing protein, with product MTTAEHDRLADSDDPRAAWRRWGPYVSARQWGTVREDYSIDGDAWGSFPFDHSHLRAYRWGEDGLAGVCDVDGFLNLGLALWNGRDDRLKERLFGLTNPQGNHGEDAKEYWWALEGTPTHSYASWLYRYPQAAFPYAELVRVNAERGVDEEEYELADTGVLDEDRFFDVQVTHAKAGPGDLCVEVTATNHGPDPAPLHLVPQLWFRNTWSWGLDDRRPRLWAGEQGEGYAEVLGEHHALGRVRLTAEGGAGADGMAPTLVFCDNETQLATLYGPDAVPDGASAHPKDAVDRAVVHGQGDAGDPAGAGTKVGLWWDLGEVAPGGSVTVRLRLAEADGWPSAPASFDDVLAARAQECEDFYAAVIPAGTGEQDVLVARRAFAGLQWGKQLYLYDVPRWIEGDPGQPPPPPGRHTRLTGRNTRWRHVNLAEVISMPDEWEYPWFATWDLAFHCVALAHVDPFFAKWQLLLMCREWVMNPNGQLAAYEWNFSDVNPPVHPWAAWQVYSIDGGQDRDFLERIVLKMLLNFPWWVNRKDSEGSDVFEGGFLGMDNVGLFDRSEALPDGQRLEQADATAWMGMFCLKMLRMSAELARRDPAWDEVSTKFLVHFLSIAEALDDFGTHHTSLWDADDEFFHDVLVDEDGTAHRMPVRSMVGLLPLAGISLVPDWVATELPDLTDFFQGWTERRPELADALIHTNHQGYARRTLSLVSRDQWSALLRPLLDEAEFLSPHGIRSLSAAHRDGVRAHVDGADLSLRYVPGESDSGMFGGNSNWRGPVWMPVNALLLDALRIYGRGAGAGVEVEYPTGSGRTRDMPQVAHEIEERLVSLFRPGPDGRRPGTPRHHPRGPLWDAHPTFSEYFHGDDGRGLGASHQTGWTALVAHFICAPDGIANR from the coding sequence GTGACCACCGCAGAGCACGACCGCCTCGCCGACTCCGACGACCCGCGCGCCGCCTGGCGGCGCTGGGGGCCCTACGTCTCGGCCCGCCAGTGGGGCACGGTGCGCGAGGACTACAGCATCGACGGCGACGCCTGGGGCTCGTTCCCCTTCGACCACAGCCACCTGCGGGCCTACCGCTGGGGCGAGGACGGGCTGGCCGGGGTCTGCGACGTCGACGGCTTCCTCAACCTCGGCCTAGCCCTCTGGAACGGCCGGGACGACCGGCTCAAGGAGCGGCTCTTCGGACTGACCAACCCGCAGGGCAACCACGGCGAGGACGCCAAGGAGTACTGGTGGGCGCTGGAGGGGACGCCGACCCACAGCTACGCGTCGTGGCTCTACCGCTACCCGCAGGCCGCCTTCCCCTACGCCGAGCTGGTGCGGGTCAACGCGGAGCGCGGGGTGGACGAGGAGGAGTACGAGCTCGCCGACACGGGGGTGCTGGACGAGGACCGCTTCTTCGACGTGCAGGTCACCCACGCCAAGGCCGGCCCGGGCGACCTCTGCGTCGAGGTCACCGCGACCAACCACGGGCCGGACCCCGCGCCGCTGCACCTCGTGCCGCAGCTGTGGTTCCGCAACACGTGGTCCTGGGGGCTGGACGACCGCCGCCCGCGGCTGTGGGCCGGCGAGCAGGGCGAGGGGTATGCCGAGGTGCTGGGCGAGCACCACGCGCTCGGCCGGGTGCGGCTCACCGCGGAGGGCGGCGCCGGCGCCGACGGGATGGCCCCCACCCTCGTGTTCTGCGACAACGAGACCCAGCTGGCCACGCTCTACGGCCCGGACGCCGTGCCGGACGGTGCGAGCGCCCACCCCAAGGACGCGGTGGACCGCGCCGTCGTCCACGGGCAGGGGGACGCCGGCGACCCGGCCGGCGCGGGCACCAAGGTCGGGCTGTGGTGGGACCTGGGCGAGGTGGCCCCCGGCGGGAGCGTCACGGTGCGGCTGCGGCTGGCCGAGGCCGACGGCTGGCCGTCGGCGCCCGCCTCCTTCGACGACGTCCTCGCCGCCCGAGCGCAGGAGTGCGAGGACTTCTACGCCGCCGTCATCCCCGCGGGCACCGGCGAGCAGGACGTGCTCGTCGCGCGCCGGGCCTTCGCCGGGCTGCAGTGGGGCAAGCAGCTCTACCTCTACGACGTGCCGCGCTGGATCGAGGGGGACCCGGGCCAGCCGCCCCCGCCGCCGGGACGGCATACCCGGCTGACCGGTCGCAACACCCGCTGGCGGCACGTCAACCTCGCCGAGGTCATCTCGATGCCGGACGAGTGGGAGTACCCCTGGTTCGCGACCTGGGACCTGGCCTTCCACTGCGTGGCGCTGGCGCACGTCGACCCGTTCTTCGCCAAGTGGCAGCTGCTGCTCATGTGCCGGGAGTGGGTGATGAACCCCAACGGACAGCTCGCGGCCTACGAGTGGAACTTCTCCGACGTCAACCCGCCGGTGCACCCGTGGGCGGCCTGGCAGGTCTACAGCATCGACGGCGGGCAGGACCGGGACTTCCTCGAGCGCATCGTCCTCAAGATGCTGCTCAACTTCCCGTGGTGGGTGAACCGGAAGGACTCCGAGGGCTCGGACGTCTTCGAGGGCGGCTTCCTCGGGATGGACAACGTCGGGCTCTTCGACCGCAGCGAGGCGCTGCCGGACGGGCAGCGGCTCGAGCAGGCGGACGCGACCGCGTGGATGGGGATGTTCTGCCTCAAGATGCTGCGGATGTCGGCCGAGCTGGCCCGGCGCGACCCGGCCTGGGACGAGGTGTCGACGAAGTTCCTCGTGCACTTCCTGTCGATCGCGGAGGCGCTGGACGACTTCGGCACGCACCACACCTCGCTGTGGGACGCCGACGACGAGTTCTTCCACGACGTGCTCGTCGACGAGGACGGCACCGCGCACCGCATGCCGGTCCGCTCGATGGTCGGGCTGCTGCCGCTGGCCGGGATCTCGCTCGTGCCCGACTGGGTGGCGACCGAGCTGCCCGACCTCACCGACTTCTTCCAGGGGTGGACCGAGCGGCGTCCCGAGCTCGCCGACGCGCTCATCCACACCAACCACCAAGGGTATGCCCGGCGCACGCTCTCGCTGGTGTCCCGCGACCAGTGGTCGGCGCTGCTGCGGCCGCTGCTCGACGAGGCGGAGTTCCTCTCCCCGCACGGCATCCGGTCGCTGTCGGCGGCGCACCGCGACGGCGTGCGTGCCCACGTCGACGGCGCCGACCTCTCGCTGCGCTACGTGCCGGGGGAGTCCGACTCGGGGATGTTCGGCGGGAACTCCAACTGGCGCGGACCGGTCTGGATGCCCGTCAACGCGCTGCTGCTCGACGCGCTGCGGATCTACGGCCGGGGCGCGGGCGCCGGGGTGGAGGTGGAGTACCCCACCGGCTCGGGGCGCACGCGGGACATGCCGCAGGTGGCCCACGAGATCGAGGAGCGGCTCGTCTCGCTCTTCCGGCCGGGGCCGGACGGTCGTCGCCCGGGCACCCCGCGGCACCACCCGCGCGGACCGCTGTGGGACGCGCACCCGACCTTCAGCGAGTACTTCCACGGCGACGACGGGCGCGGGCTCGGCGCCTCGCACCAGACCGGCTGGACCGCCCTGGTGGCGCACTTCATCTGCGCGCCCGACGGCATAGCGAACCGGTAG
- the fdhD gene encoding formate dehydrogenase accessory sulfurtransferase FdhD, which produces MARVTQRRRVRRLSAEGAVRDRADLLAGEEPLEVRVGGRSFSVTMRTPGDDFDLAVGFLHGEGVVASWDDVAQIDYRSGIGADGMRDYNIVDVQLAEGVAPPDPSLERHVYTSSSCGVCGTASIESVRRTSSYDLGADRVGLPLADLLALPDRLRESQAVFDRTGGVHAAGLFVPSTAGPGLELVCLREDVGRHNAVDKVVGWALRERGMPLAGAVLQVSGRASFELVQKAALAGIPVLSAVSAPSSLAVELAEEVGLTLIGFNRGRSLNVYTGGERVLAADADEAAET; this is translated from the coding sequence ATGGCGAGGGTCACCCAGCGACGGCGCGTGCGCCGCCTCAGCGCCGAGGGCGCCGTGCGCGACCGGGCCGACCTGCTCGCCGGGGAGGAGCCCCTGGAGGTCCGGGTGGGCGGCCGGTCCTTCTCGGTGACGATGCGCACCCCCGGGGACGACTTCGACCTGGCGGTCGGCTTCCTCCACGGGGAGGGGGTCGTGGCGTCGTGGGACGACGTGGCCCAGATCGACTACCGCTCCGGGATCGGCGCGGATGGGATGCGGGACTACAACATCGTCGACGTGCAGCTGGCCGAGGGGGTCGCGCCACCCGACCCCTCGCTGGAGCGGCACGTCTACACCTCCTCCTCCTGCGGGGTCTGCGGCACCGCCTCGATCGAGTCCGTGCGCCGCACGAGCAGCTACGACCTGGGCGCCGACCGGGTGGGTCTGCCGCTGGCCGACCTGCTGGCCCTGCCGGACCGGCTCCGCGAGAGCCAGGCCGTCTTCGACCGCACCGGCGGGGTGCACGCCGCCGGGCTCTTCGTGCCGAGCACGGCGGGCCCGGGTCTGGAGCTGGTGTGCCTGCGCGAGGACGTCGGGCGGCACAACGCGGTCGACAAGGTCGTGGGCTGGGCGCTGCGGGAGCGCGGTATGCCGCTGGCCGGCGCCGTCCTGCAGGTGTCCGGGCGGGCGTCCTTCGAGCTCGTGCAGAAGGCGGCGCTGGCCGGCATACCGGTGCTGTCCGCCGTCTCCGCGCCGTCCTCCCTGGCGGTGGAGCTGGCCGAGGAGGTCGGCCTCACCCTCATCGGCTTCAACCGGGGCCGCAGCCTCAACGTCTACACCGGGGGCGAGCGCGTCCTCGCCGCCGACGCCGACGAGGCCGCCGAGACCTGA
- the rpsT gene encoding 30S ribosomal protein S20 has protein sequence MANIKSQIKRVKTNAARTERNRAHKSELRTFMRKFREAADSGDTSKASDALHAASRKLDKAVTKGVIHQNQAANKKSAMAKRFNALQG, from the coding sequence GTGGCAAACATCAAGAGCCAGATCAAGCGCGTCAAGACCAACGCGGCCCGCACGGAGCGCAACCGCGCGCACAAGTCCGAGCTGCGCACCTTCATGCGCAAGTTCCGCGAGGCCGCCGACAGCGGTGACACCAGCAAGGCCTCGGACGCGCTGCACGCCGCCTCCCGCAAGCTGGACAAGGCGGTCACCAAGGGCGTCATCCACCAGAACCAGGCCGCCAACAAGAAGTCGGCCATGGCCAAGCGCTTCAACGCGCTCCAGGGCTGA
- the holA gene encoding DNA polymerase III subunit delta — protein sequence MTATGPPTLALVTGPEDLLAERGVDSVVAAVRAVEPEAEVVRIHPADYRAGDLLVHASPSLFGGWSVLVVHDMDEADDALVEDLTGYLAEPADMVTLVVRHKSGNRGKRVLDTLRKGGARVIEAKAVKTERDKHDFVTGEFRSARRKIAPEAVGALVLAVGKDLRELASACEQLIRDVEGLVEVDDVTTYYGEKVETTGFRVAEAALGGDEATAMALLRHAMLGGLDPVPIVAVLAMQLRQVGKVASAGRGGSAQLARDLGMAPWQVDAARRVSQGWDGERLGRAIQAVAQADVDVKGGIRTEASVRSPEYAVERAVLEVCRQRNG from the coding sequence ATGACCGCCACCGGACCCCCCACGCTGGCGCTCGTCACCGGCCCGGAGGACCTCCTCGCCGAGCGGGGCGTCGACTCCGTCGTGGCCGCCGTGCGGGCGGTCGAGCCCGAGGCCGAGGTGGTCCGCATCCACCCGGCCGACTACCGGGCCGGTGACCTGCTCGTCCACGCCAGCCCGAGCCTCTTCGGCGGCTGGAGCGTCCTCGTCGTCCACGACATGGACGAGGCCGACGACGCCCTCGTCGAGGACCTCACCGGCTATCTCGCCGAGCCGGCCGACATGGTCACCCTGGTCGTGCGGCACAAGAGCGGCAACCGGGGCAAGCGGGTGCTGGACACGCTGCGCAAGGGGGGTGCCCGCGTCATCGAGGCCAAGGCCGTCAAGACCGAGCGGGACAAGCACGACTTCGTCACCGGCGAGTTCCGCAGCGCCCGACGCAAGATCGCGCCGGAGGCGGTGGGGGCCCTGGTGCTCGCGGTCGGCAAGGACCTGCGCGAGCTCGCCTCCGCCTGCGAGCAGCTCATCCGCGACGTCGAGGGGCTCGTCGAGGTCGACGACGTGACGACCTACTACGGCGAGAAGGTCGAGACCACCGGCTTCCGGGTCGCCGAGGCGGCCCTCGGCGGGGACGAGGCCACCGCGATGGCCCTGCTCCGGCACGCCATGCTCGGGGGCCTGGACCCGGTGCCCATCGTGGCGGTGCTGGCCATGCAGCTGCGGCAGGTCGGCAAGGTCGCCTCGGCCGGCCGTGGCGGGTCGGCCCAGCTCGCCCGCGACCTCGGCATGGCCCCGTGGCAGGTGGACGCCGCGCGACGCGTCAGCCAGGGCTGGGACGGCGAGCGTCTGGGCCGGGCCATCCAGGCCGTCGCGCAGGCCGACGTCGACGTCAAGGGGGGCATCCGGACCGAGGCGAGCGTGCGCAGCCCGGAGTATGCCGTGGAGCGCGCGGTGCTCGAGGTGTGCCGCCAGCGCAACGGCTGA